One genomic segment of Coffea arabica cultivar ET-39 chromosome 6e, Coffea Arabica ET-39 HiFi, whole genome shotgun sequence includes these proteins:
- the LOC113697472 gene encoding uncharacterized protein isoform X2, protein MVATNLKAETMKLMEQRSGIEAEMNVIIENLCRPGGPGLSGNLLDSEGFPRADIDIPAVRAERHRLAEVRNDHKDITEKINQNIQVLHSARLTSTTTEDTGMIDLNPSVNSATRDASRAMDVDVVVSKPFAVVDEITEGSPAAEDGVQLGDQLVKFGCVEFGENLLQRLAAEAQTNQGRAIPVVVLRQGARVSLAVTPRPWQGRGLLGWHIQII, encoded by the exons atggtggCAACAAATCTCAAAGCAGAGACAATGAAGCTGATGGAGCAGAGGAGCGGAATTGAGGCTGAAATGAACGTCATCATCGAAAATCTCTGCCGTCCCGGTGGCCCCGGTCTGTCCGGCAACCTCCTTGATTCCGAG GGATTTCCAAGGGCTGATATCGATATTCCTGCTGTGAGAGCTGAACGTCATAGGCTTGCAG AGGTACGCAATGATCATAAAGATATCACAgagaaaataaaccaaaatattCAAGTTCTGCATTCAGCAAGGCTTACTTCTACGACAACTGAAGATACAG GGATGATTGATTTAAATCCTTCTGTAAATTCTGCCACAAGGGATGCATCAAGGGCCATGGATGTTGATGTAGTTGTAAGCAAGCCCTTTGCAGTGGTTGATGAAATAACTGAAGGTTCTCCAGCCGCAGAAGACGGTGTACAACTTGGGGATCAACTTGTGAAATTTGGATGTGTGGAATTTGGTGAAAACCTGTTGCAAAGGCTTGCTGCTGAAGCGCAGACAAATCAGGGGCGTGCAATACCTGTGGTGGTTCTCAGGCAGGGTGCTCGGGTTAGTTTAGCAGTAACACCAAGACCATGGCAGGGACGTGGCTTATTGGG GTGGCATATACAGATAATATAA
- the LOC113697472 gene encoding uncharacterized protein isoform X1 produces MVATNLKAETMKLMEQRSGIEAEMNVIIENLCRPGGPGLSGNLLDSEGFPRADIDIPAVRAERHRLAEVRNDHKDITEKINQNIQVLHSARLTSTTTEDTGDAGMIDLNPSVNSATRDASRAMDVDVVVSKPFAVVDEITEGSPAAEDGVQLGDQLVKFGCVEFGENLLQRLAAEAQTNQGRAIPVVVLRQGARVSLAVTPRPWQGRGLLGWHIQII; encoded by the exons atggtggCAACAAATCTCAAAGCAGAGACAATGAAGCTGATGGAGCAGAGGAGCGGAATTGAGGCTGAAATGAACGTCATCATCGAAAATCTCTGCCGTCCCGGTGGCCCCGGTCTGTCCGGCAACCTCCTTGATTCCGAG GGATTTCCAAGGGCTGATATCGATATTCCTGCTGTGAGAGCTGAACGTCATAGGCTTGCAG AGGTACGCAATGATCATAAAGATATCACAgagaaaataaaccaaaatattCAAGTTCTGCATTCAGCAAGGCTTACTTCTACGACAACTGAAGATACAG GTGATGCAGGGATGATTGATTTAAATCCTTCTGTAAATTCTGCCACAAGGGATGCATCAAGGGCCATGGATGTTGATGTAGTTGTAAGCAAGCCCTTTGCAGTGGTTGATGAAATAACTGAAGGTTCTCCAGCCGCAGAAGACGGTGTACAACTTGGGGATCAACTTGTGAAATTTGGATGTGTGGAATTTGGTGAAAACCTGTTGCAAAGGCTTGCTGCTGAAGCGCAGACAAATCAGGGGCGTGCAATACCTGTGGTGGTTCTCAGGCAGGGTGCTCGGGTTAGTTTAGCAGTAACACCAAGACCATGGCAGGGACGTGGCTTATTGGG GTGGCATATACAGATAATATAA
- the LOC113697471 gene encoding uncharacterized protein yields MVFNLKFGEFLTIWEHRNRGKCYKLEEVPHSMSGAPRMRPMSVGDSEGRSVLVPGGNKAQRSLRVKKPVTKAWGKAEKSTDEVEVVEDKNGPSSPTSVTDLSPPLNSTRFPSILRRQDSLLHSSLSLSASCSSDASTDSFHSRASTGRIYRTRIIANRKKHSASKAKIVGPNGVSGSTSDGLPAKRTCAWVTPTTDPAYATFHDEEWGVPVHDDKRLFELLVLCGALSELTWPSILSRRQIFREVFADFDPTVVAKLNEKKIIAPGSTASSLLSELRLRAIIENARQISKVIDEFGSFDKYIWSFVNHKPLVSRFRYPRQIPVKTPKADVISKDLMRRGFRCVGPTVVYSFMQVAGLTNDHLVSCFRFQDCMTPEGKAEASVEDIAQQKKVNEIIKSELCVSMDELSISSE; encoded by the exons ATGGTATTCAACCTTAAATTTGGTGAATTCTTGACTATCTGGGAGCATAGGAACAGAGGCAAGTGTTACAAGTTAGAAGAAGTACCTCATTCAATGTCAGGGGCGCCAAGGATGAGGCCAATGAGCGTGGGAGATTCAGAAGGGAGGTCTGTCCTAGTACCAGGTGGGAACAAGGCACAGCGGTCACTTAGGGTGAAAAAGCCTGTCACTAAGGCTTGGGGAAAGGCAGAGAAGTCAACTGACGAAGTTGAGGTCGTGGAAGATAAAAATGGCCCTTCATCACCAACTTCTGTTACTGATTTATCGCCTCCCTTGAATTCTACACGCTTTCCTTCAATACTTCGTAGACAGGATTCATTGTTGCACTCTAGTTTATCACTCAGTGCTTCATGCTCTTCTGATGCTTCTACAGATTCATTTCATAGTCGGGCATCAACCGGTAGAATTTATAGAACAAGAATTATTGCGAATAGGAAAAAGCACTCGGCATCAAAGGCAAAAATAGTTGGTCCAAATGGTGTTTCAGGATCAACATCTGATGGTTTGCCGGCCAAGAGAACTTGTGCCTGGGTGACACCTACTACTG ATCCAGCATATGCTACTTTTCATGACGAAGAATGGGGGGTTCCAGTTCATGATGACAA GAGACTGTTCGAGCTCCTTGTTCTTTGTGGAGCCTTATCTGAACTTACATGGCCTTCTATCCTCAGTAGAAGGCAGATATTTAG GGAAGTATTTGCAGATTTTGATCCCACTGTGGTTGCAAAGTtgaatgaaaagaaaataatagcaCCTGGAAGCACTGCAAGTTCGCTACTATCAGAGCTTAGATTGCGAGCCATAATTGAAAATGCTCGTCAAATATCCAAG GTCATAGATGAATTTGGGTCATTTGACAAGTATATCTGGAGCTTTGTGAACCACAAGCCTTTGGTTAGCAGATTCCGCTATCCTCGCCAGATTCCGGTGAAGACCCCAAAAGCTGATGTTATCAGCAAAGACCTAATGAGAAGAGGTTTTAGGTGTGTGGGGCCAACGGTCGTCTACTCATTTATGCAGGTTGCTGGTTTAACAAATGACCATCTTGTTAGTTGCTTCAGATTCCAGGACTGCATGACTCCTGAAGGAAAAGCAGAAGCTAGCGTTGAGGATATTGCCCAGCAGAAGAAAGTCAACGAAATCATCAAATCCGAGTTATGTGTATCAATGGACGAGTTGAGTATTTCATCCGAATGA